A genome region from Bifidobacterium coryneforme includes the following:
- a CDS encoding GDSL-type esterase/lipase family protein — MNPVVLVEAWWAKHHVKLAAEPAGERQGICSVPEGSDIHHSGAGPLTLVAIGDSMAVGCGVTDQNQGFIPAIAQALASRMGRSVQWSAHGRLGATIRRVRYRLLPGFTGHADLLVVCAGSNDIMANRSWDEWRTDLDATLEEAKSKGNRVLVLSSGQLYRDPALGRALRAEVERRIDRQTAISKEVCARAGVTYVDATHDDVGTDREDFWGIDHFHPGREGYRRMAYCVVGKLPESFIDELRAA, encoded by the coding sequence ATGAACCCGGTGGTGCTGGTCGAGGCCTGGTGGGCCAAGCATCATGTGAAGTTGGCGGCGGAACCGGCGGGGGAACGCCAAGGGATCTGTTCGGTGCCGGAGGGGTCGGATATCCACCATTCCGGGGCCGGTCCGCTGACCCTGGTCGCCATTGGAGACTCCATGGCGGTTGGATGTGGCGTTACGGATCAAAACCAGGGATTCATTCCCGCCATCGCACAGGCACTGGCATCACGTATGGGCAGATCGGTGCAATGGTCGGCTCACGGTCGGCTGGGGGCCACCATCCGGCGGGTGCGTTACCGGCTTCTTCCGGGCTTCACCGGCCATGCCGACCTTCTGGTGGTTTGCGCCGGTTCCAATGACATCATGGCCAATAGGTCCTGGGATGAATGGCGGACCGATCTGGACGCCACCCTCGAAGAGGCCAAGTCCAAGGGGAACCGGGTCCTGGTCCTCAGTTCGGGCCAGCTCTATCGCGATCCCGCCCTGGGCAGGGCCCTGCGGGCTGAGGTGGAGCGGCGGATCGACCGGCAGACCGCGATCAGCAAGGAGGTCTGTGCCCGGGCGGGTGTGACCTACGTGGATGCCACTCATGACGATGTCGGTACGGACCGGGAGGACTTCTGGGGTATCGATCACTTCCATCCTGGGCGTGAAGGCTATCGACGCATGGCTTATTGTGTGGTGGGCAAGTTGCCCGAGTCTTTCATAGATGAGCTCCGTGCCGCCTGA
- the argH gene encoding argininosuccinate lyase has protein sequence MQEANQDVKSPQDQGMALWGGRFSSGPSPELARLSKSTQFDWRLADDDLAGSRAHARALAGAGLLTSEELKTMEEVLDRLQDQVDSGAFTPNESDEDEATALERGLIALAGDQLGGKLRAGRSRNDQIAALIRIWLRRHARIVAGQILALVRALMDQCRKAGSTVMPGRTHMQHAQPVLLSHQLLAHVWPLIRDLERLVDWDKRADASPYGSGALAGNTLGLDPEAVAHELGFSRVSANSIDGTSARDVVAEFSFIAAMVGVDVSRLAEEVIIWNTQEFAFVRLDDAYSTGSSIMPQKKNPDIAELARGKAGRLIGDLTGLMATLKGLPTAYARDLQEDKEAVFDQVDTLEVLLPAFTGMIATLTFNKNRLEDQAPTGFALATDLAEWLVKQGVPFRHAHELSGACVKLAEGRGCELWDLTDQDFIREFRNYLPDDQAPKVREVLSAAGSVQARNGRGGTSPGRVAEQMEEAGKLLDDLEQFARSTSDGPAYHSPR, from the coding sequence ATGCAAGAGGCTAATCAGGACGTGAAGAGTCCCCAGGACCAGGGAATGGCCCTTTGGGGCGGGCGGTTCAGTTCCGGGCCTTCGCCGGAGCTTGCCAGACTCAGCAAGTCGACCCAGTTCGACTGGCGGCTGGCCGATGACGACCTGGCAGGTTCACGTGCCCATGCCAGGGCCTTGGCCGGAGCCGGTCTCCTCACCTCGGAAGAGTTGAAGACCATGGAGGAGGTACTGGACCGACTCCAGGATCAGGTTGATTCAGGAGCCTTCACCCCCAACGAGTCCGATGAAGACGAGGCCACAGCCCTTGAACGTGGTCTGATTGCCCTGGCAGGCGACCAGCTGGGTGGGAAACTGCGTGCCGGCCGCTCGCGGAACGACCAGATAGCGGCCCTGATTCGCATCTGGCTGCGCCGTCATGCCCGTATCGTGGCCGGGCAGATTCTGGCACTGGTCCGGGCTCTGATGGACCAGTGCCGAAAGGCCGGATCCACGGTCATGCCTGGACGGACCCATATGCAGCATGCCCAGCCCGTCCTCCTGTCACACCAACTCCTGGCACACGTCTGGCCCCTGATTCGCGACTTGGAACGACTGGTGGACTGGGATAAACGGGCTGATGCCAGTCCGTACGGGTCGGGTGCCCTGGCCGGAAACACCCTCGGCCTGGACCCCGAGGCCGTGGCACATGAGCTCGGATTCTCCAGGGTCAGTGCCAACTCCATCGACGGAACGTCCGCCAGGGACGTCGTGGCCGAGTTCTCCTTCATCGCAGCCATGGTTGGGGTGGATGTCTCCCGTCTGGCAGAGGAGGTCATCATCTGGAACACCCAGGAGTTCGCCTTCGTCCGCCTGGACGATGCCTACTCGACCGGTTCATCGATCATGCCGCAGAAAAAGAACCCCGACATCGCAGAGTTGGCCAGGGGGAAGGCCGGCCGTCTGATCGGTGATCTGACAGGTCTTATGGCCACCTTGAAGGGGCTGCCCACAGCCTATGCCCGGGACCTTCAGGAAGACAAGGAGGCGGTCTTCGACCAGGTCGATACCTTGGAGGTGCTCCTGCCGGCCTTCACGGGGATGATCGCCACCCTGACCTTCAACAAGAACAGGCTTGAGGACCAGGCTCCCACGGGGTTCGCCTTGGCCACCGACCTGGCCGAATGGCTGGTCAAGCAGGGCGTTCCCTTCAGGCATGCCCACGAACTCTCCGGGGCCTGCGTCAAGCTGGCAGAGGGGAGGGGCTGCGAGCTTTGGGATCTGACCGATCAGGACTTCATCCGGGAATTCCGGAACTACCTGCCGGACGACCAGGCTCCGAAGGTGCGCGAGGTTCTCTCCGCGGCTGGTTCCGTACAGGCCAGGAATGGTCGCGGTGGCACCTCGCCCGGACGTGTGGCGGAGCAGATGGAGGAGGCCGGGAAGCTCCTCGATGACCTTGAACAATTCGCCAGGTCGACTTCGGATGGCCCCGCCTACCATTCTCCCCGGTGA
- a CDS encoding argininosuccinate synthase translates to MSEKNRIVLAYSGGLDTSVAIPYLKERTGKDVVAVSLDVGQGGERLQTIKKRALDCGAVESYIVDARDEFASEYCMMALKANAMYEGVYPLVSAISRPLITKHLVRAAHQFGADTIAHGCTGKGNDQVRFEVSIMSIDPTIKAISPIRDLGLMRDVEIAYAKEHNLPIEQTEKSPYSIDQNVWGRAIETGYLEDPWNGPTKDVYSYTEDPAFPPVEDEVTIDFEKGIPVRIDGREVTPLQAIEEMNRRAGAQGIGRVDLIEDRLVGIKSRELYEAPGAIALITAHQELENCCLEREQHRIKRDIDKRWGELVYDAQWFSPAVRSLNAFIEETQEYVSGQIRMILHGGRAVVTGRRSDTSLYDYSLATYESGDSFDQNASNGFIEIYGLPDRVAAARDVRFGKGVEVPGQAVE, encoded by the coding sequence ATGAGTGAGAAGAACCGCATTGTACTTGCCTATTCGGGCGGTCTGGACACCTCGGTGGCCATCCCCTACCTGAAGGAGCGCACCGGTAAGGACGTGGTGGCCGTCTCCTTGGATGTTGGTCAGGGCGGGGAGCGCCTCCAGACCATCAAGAAGCGGGCCCTGGACTGTGGGGCTGTGGAGTCCTACATCGTCGATGCCCGTGACGAGTTCGCCTCGGAGTACTGCATGATGGCCCTGAAGGCCAATGCCATGTATGAGGGCGTCTACCCGCTGGTATCCGCCATTTCCCGGCCCCTGATCACCAAGCACCTGGTCAGGGCCGCCCACCAGTTCGGGGCCGACACCATCGCCCACGGTTGCACCGGCAAGGGGAATGACCAGGTCCGTTTCGAGGTATCGATCATGTCGATAGACCCGACCATCAAGGCCATCAGCCCGATTCGGGATCTGGGGCTGATGCGAGATGTGGAGATTGCCTACGCCAAGGAGCACAACCTTCCCATTGAGCAGACCGAGAAGAGCCCCTACTCCATAGACCAGAACGTTTGGGGGCGGGCCATCGAAACCGGCTATCTGGAGGACCCCTGGAACGGTCCCACTAAGGACGTCTACTCATACACCGAGGATCCGGCCTTCCCTCCGGTCGAGGATGAGGTCACCATCGACTTCGAGAAGGGCATTCCGGTCAGGATTGACGGCAGGGAGGTGACCCCCCTTCAGGCCATTGAGGAGATGAACCGACGTGCAGGTGCCCAGGGTATCGGACGGGTCGATCTGATTGAGGACCGTCTGGTCGGTATCAAATCCCGGGAACTCTATGAGGCCCCGGGCGCCATCGCCCTGATTACCGCCCACCAGGAGTTGGAGAACTGTTGCCTCGAACGTGAGCAGCATCGGATCAAGCGCGACATCGACAAGCGGTGGGGAGAGCTTGTTTACGATGCGCAGTGGTTCTCGCCTGCAGTCAGGTCCCTGAACGCCTTCATCGAGGAGACCCAGGAGTACGTCAGCGGCCAGATTCGTATGATTCTGCACGGCGGGAGGGCTGTGGTGACCGGGCGTCGCTCCGACACCTCCCTGTACGACTACAGCCTTGCCACCTACGAATCCGGAGACAGCTTCGACCAGAACGCCTCCAACGGGTTCATCGAGATCTACGGTCTGCCCGACAGGGTCGCCGCCGCCAGGGACGTCCGCTTCGGCAAGGGTGTTGAGGTGCCGGGACAGGCCGTCGAGTAA
- a CDS encoding arginine repressor, whose amino-acid sequence MRPTSKVARLDAIRQALARTRVNSQQQLADILEEQQIDVTQATLSRDLDDLHATKLRYPDGTMAYWIPDATDQSALEAGVPVGIDAGSENKTDLYLSKVLTGLITSVVQAKNLLVVRTPAGAAQYAASALDRQPLEGILGTIAGDDTVLIIAADEASAKSRADWLLSITSGEDSPSA is encoded by the coding sequence ATGAGGCCGACTTCCAAGGTGGCCCGCCTGGATGCCATTCGGCAGGCTCTGGCCCGTACCCGTGTCAATTCCCAACAACAGTTGGCCGACATTCTTGAGGAGCAGCAGATCGATGTGACCCAGGCAACCCTGAGCCGTGATCTTGATGACCTGCATGCCACCAAACTGCGCTACCCCGACGGAACCATGGCCTATTGGATTCCCGACGCCACAGACCAGTCCGCCCTGGAGGCGGGGGTGCCGGTCGGAATCGATGCCGGATCGGAGAACAAGACCGACCTTTATCTCTCCAAGGTCCTGACCGGTCTGATTACTTCGGTGGTGCAGGCCAAGAACCTCCTGGTGGTCAGAACACCGGCGGGTGCGGCCCAGTATGCGGCCTCCGCCTTGGACCGGCAGCCTCTGGAGGGCATCCTGGGCACCATCGCAGGGGACGATACGGTACTGATCATCGCCGCGGATGAGGCCAGCGCCAAGAGTCGTGCAGACTGGCTTCTCTCCATCACCTCGGGTGAGGACTCTCCCTCCGCCTGA
- the argF gene encoding ornithine carbamoyltransferase has protein sequence MADRLRHMLRDDDLSHDEQAEVLKLGLAFRQDRYLARPFEGPQAVAVIFDKPSTRTRSSFSVGVAELGGYPLVIDKDGSQLGRGEPVADTARVLTRMTSAIVWRTFGQDRVETMAAESTVPVVNALTDSFHPCQILADFLTLAQHRGGVDALPWMTIAYLGDAANNMSNSYLLGGAVAGMHVRVAGPNGFLPDPGIVEEASALAEQNGGSVLVTTDPVQAVDQADCVFTDTWVSMGEEDQAATRSKPFWDYQVNASLMDKAKPDALFQHCLPAYRGKEVTADVIDGPRSVVWDEAENRLHAQKALLTWLVAQSTGRMDLIEGVCR, from the coding sequence ATGGCAGACAGACTGAGGCACATGCTCAGGGACGACGATTTGAGCCATGACGAGCAGGCGGAGGTATTGAAACTGGGTCTGGCCTTCCGTCAGGACAGGTATCTGGCCCGCCCATTCGAAGGCCCCCAGGCCGTGGCCGTCATCTTCGACAAGCCCAGCACGCGTACCAGGTCCAGCTTCTCCGTTGGGGTTGCCGAGTTGGGTGGATACCCCCTGGTCATCGACAAGGACGGTTCCCAGCTGGGTAGGGGCGAACCTGTGGCGGATACGGCCCGGGTCCTGACCCGGATGACATCCGCCATCGTCTGGCGCACCTTCGGGCAGGATCGGGTGGAGACCATGGCGGCGGAATCCACCGTGCCCGTGGTCAACGCCTTGACCGATTCCTTCCATCCCTGCCAGATATTGGCCGACTTCCTGACCCTGGCCCAGCACCGGGGTGGGGTGGATGCCCTGCCATGGATGACCATTGCCTATCTGGGTGACGCTGCCAACAACATGTCCAACTCGTACTTGCTCGGTGGGGCGGTCGCCGGGATGCATGTCAGGGTGGCCGGTCCCAACGGTTTCCTGCCTGACCCGGGCATCGTCGAAGAGGCCAGCGCCCTGGCCGAGCAGAACGGGGGATCCGTCCTGGTCACCACCGACCCGGTCCAGGCTGTCGACCAGGCGGACTGCGTTTTCACCGATACCTGGGTGTCGATGGGGGAGGAGGACCAGGCCGCAACCAGGTCCAAGCCTTTCTGGGACTACCAGGTCAATGCCTCGCTGATGGACAAGGCCAAACCGGATGCCCTCTTCCAGCACTGCCTGCCGGCATATCGGGGCAAGGAGGTGACCGCCGATGTCATTGACGGCCCAAGATCCGTGGTCTGGGATGAGGCGGAGAACCGGCTCCATGCACAGAAAGCGCTCCTGACCTGGCTGGTGGCCCAGTCCACCGGGCGGATGGACCTGATTGAGGGGGTGTGCCGATGA
- a CDS encoding acetylornithine transaminase → MTTGASKAGTGQTGKAACALVETPVGPCSRDWLERYGHAHMNVFGSPARVMDHGQGVHIWDLDGNRYLDMMAGIAVNSVGYAHPAWNRALEDQASRMAHISNYFASRPQIELAERLLAISGAPEGSHVYFANSGTEANEAALKMARLHGVGMLSGKGGGPGRIVALTRGFHGRSMGSLSVTWKPGIREPFTPLVPGVEFVPAGDIDAMESVFADTAGGPVAAVIMELIQGEAGVRPLDPAYVSAVRSLCNDHQALMIVDEVQTGMGRTGYWFAFQDPTLSGGVRPDLVTFAKGVAGGFPMGGVIAFGQELSDLLAPGLHGSTFAGNPLASALGLATLDTIRNEGLLENARAAGNRLRQGMADTGNPLYVGTRGRGLLDAVQLSHPCSHALASWALDHGLIVNAVAPDAIRLAPPLIIGPGDIDQAVGILAQVPGDLPDD, encoded by the coding sequence ATGACCACCGGGGCGAGTAAGGCCGGAACCGGGCAGACGGGGAAGGCCGCCTGTGCCTTGGTTGAAACCCCGGTCGGTCCCTGCAGCCGGGACTGGCTGGAGCGTTACGGCCATGCCCACATGAATGTCTTTGGCAGTCCGGCAAGGGTCATGGACCATGGTCAAGGTGTCCACATCTGGGACCTGGATGGGAATCGCTACCTGGATATGATGGCCGGGATCGCCGTCAACTCCGTGGGGTATGCCCACCCCGCCTGGAACAGGGCGTTGGAGGACCAGGCCTCCCGCATGGCCCATATCAGCAACTACTTCGCCTCCAGGCCGCAGATCGAGCTGGCCGAACGCCTCCTGGCCATATCCGGGGCGCCGGAGGGTTCCCATGTCTACTTCGCCAATTCGGGAACCGAGGCCAATGAGGCCGCACTCAAGATGGCCCGGCTCCATGGCGTCGGCATGCTGTCCGGGAAAGGCGGCGGGCCAGGCAGAATCGTCGCCCTGACCAGGGGATTCCACGGGCGCAGTATGGGGTCTCTGAGCGTCACCTGGAAACCGGGTATCCGGGAGCCATTCACCCCCCTGGTCCCAGGTGTGGAGTTCGTTCCTGCCGGAGACATCGATGCCATGGAGTCGGTTTTCGCGGACACGGCCGGAGGGCCGGTCGCAGCCGTCATCATGGAGCTGATCCAAGGTGAAGCCGGGGTCAGGCCACTTGACCCGGCTTATGTTTCCGCGGTGCGCAGCCTCTGCAATGACCACCAAGCCCTGATGATTGTTGACGAGGTCCAGACAGGCATGGGTAGAACCGGATACTGGTTCGCCTTCCAGGACCCGACCCTGTCCGGAGGAGTCAGACCGGACCTGGTGACCTTCGCCAAGGGGGTGGCGGGCGGTTTTCCCATGGGGGGTGTCATCGCCTTCGGGCAGGAGCTGTCCGATCTGCTCGCTCCGGGCCTGCATGGGTCCACCTTCGCCGGAAACCCCCTGGCCTCAGCACTGGGGTTGGCCACGCTCGATACGATTCGGAACGAGGGTCTTCTTGAGAATGCCCGGGCGGCCGGCAATCGGCTGCGTCAGGGAATGGCGGATACGGGGAACCCACTCTACGTCGGCACCCGGGGGAGGGGACTCTTGGATGCGGTCCAGCTGAGCCATCCCTGCTCTCATGCCCTGGCATCCTGGGCTCTTGACCACGGGCTGATTGTCAATGCCGTGGCTCCCGATGCCATACGCCTGGCACCGCCCCTGATCATCGGTCCGGGCGATATAGACCAGGCTGTCGGTATTCTGGCCCAGGTACCCGGTGATTTACCTGATGATTGA
- the argB gene encoding acetylglutamate kinase, producing MGGLPDLQTGIHADLDDDRKAEVLIEALPWLEEFSGQRIVVKYGGNAMVDEHLKRCFAQDMVFLRQVGMHPVVVHGGGPQITRMLDALGIESVFRGGLRVTTPETMEVVRMVLTGQVSRDLVGLINTHGPLAVGLSGEDASLFSASRCRPLVDGKPVDVGLVGEVVGVDASAVEDLIEAGRIPVVSSVAPDENDPTQVLNVNADAAAGALASALGARKLVILTNVEGLYREWPKKESLVSSIGTDYLEEVMDLMQAGMKPKLEACVQAVRGGVEEAHIIDGRRPHSILNEIFTKNGIGTMVVPGDGIRMRGIHDHRGE from the coding sequence ATGGGTGGACTGCCGGATTTGCAGACCGGAATCCATGCCGATCTGGATGATGACCGGAAGGCGGAGGTCCTGATAGAGGCCCTGCCCTGGCTGGAGGAGTTCAGTGGCCAGCGGATTGTTGTCAAATACGGCGGGAACGCCATGGTGGACGAGCACCTGAAACGGTGCTTCGCCCAGGACATGGTCTTCCTTCGCCAGGTAGGGATGCATCCCGTGGTTGTCCATGGAGGAGGCCCGCAGATTACCCGGATGCTTGACGCTCTGGGAATCGAATCCGTCTTCCGCGGTGGTCTGCGGGTCACCACCCCTGAGACCATGGAAGTGGTGCGGATGGTCCTTACCGGGCAGGTCTCTCGGGATCTGGTCGGTCTGATAAACACCCACGGTCCCCTTGCGGTGGGACTTTCCGGAGAGGATGCTTCCCTCTTTTCGGCCAGCCGGTGCCGGCCCCTGGTTGACGGTAAGCCCGTGGACGTGGGACTGGTCGGTGAGGTGGTTGGTGTGGATGCCTCCGCCGTAGAGGACCTGATTGAGGCCGGGAGAATTCCCGTGGTCTCTTCAGTGGCTCCCGATGAAAACGATCCCACCCAGGTACTGAACGTCAACGCCGATGCGGCGGCAGGTGCCCTGGCTTCGGCCCTGGGTGCGCGGAAGCTTGTCATCCTCACCAATGTGGAGGGGCTCTACCGGGAGTGGCCCAAGAAGGAATCCCTGGTCTCCAGCATCGGCACCGACTATCTTGAAGAGGTGATGGACCTGATGCAGGCCGGAATGAAGCCGAAACTTGAAGCCTGTGTCCAGGCGGTCCGGGGCGGGGTGGAGGAGGCCCACATCATTGACGGGCGCCGACCCCACTCCATTCTCAATGAGATTTTCACCAAGAACGGCATCGGGACCATGGTGGTTCCCGGCGACGGCATAAGAATGAGGGGGATCCATGACCACCGGGGCGAGTAA
- the argJ gene encoding bifunctional glutamate N-acetyltransferase/amino-acid acetyltransferase ArgJ has translation MSVTYAAGFQAGTAKAHRTGGSERKNLTMIVNQGPMDTAVGVFTPNRFRAAPVIWTEHILTDGHAGAVVINSGNANACTGQEGLEQTRNTAIRAAGMLGLEPEQVAICSTGIIGHLLHLDAILSGVDQAHADLAGDDRAGADAAKAIMTTDTTSKTVTLDGAGYRLGGMVKGSGMIAPQLATMICLITTDAVLDPGQARTALRRACDTSFNRIDVDGCMSTNDTVLLMASGASGVRPDREEFQALLDHACSDLARQIIGDGEGAHHQIRIRVQGADDEYGALVCARAVAGSNLLKCAVAGNDPNWGRVVSSLGTVPESEAAYDPARVSVDFNGIRVCDGGKPGQDPDLVDLTLPEVHIDIDLHQGSAQADVWTDDLTHDYVAINADYTS, from the coding sequence ATGAGCGTGACGTATGCGGCAGGATTCCAGGCAGGGACCGCCAAGGCCCATCGGACAGGCGGGTCGGAACGGAAGAACCTGACCATGATTGTGAATCAGGGGCCCATGGATACGGCGGTGGGAGTCTTCACACCGAACCGTTTCCGGGCGGCACCGGTCATCTGGACCGAACACATCCTGACCGACGGCCATGCGGGGGCTGTGGTCATCAACTCGGGGAACGCCAATGCCTGCACAGGGCAGGAGGGGCTTGAACAGACCAGGAACACAGCCATCAGGGCTGCCGGCATGTTGGGGCTGGAACCGGAACAGGTGGCGATTTGCTCCACCGGCATCATCGGTCATCTGCTCCATTTGGATGCCATCCTTTCCGGAGTGGACCAGGCCCATGCCGACCTGGCCGGGGATGATCGGGCCGGCGCCGATGCAGCCAAGGCCATCATGACCACCGACACCACCAGCAAGACCGTCACCCTCGACGGGGCGGGCTACCGGCTGGGCGGCATGGTCAAGGGGTCGGGGATGATAGCTCCGCAGCTGGCCACGATGATCTGCCTGATTACCACCGACGCCGTCCTCGATCCAGGCCAGGCGCGGACCGCCCTCAGACGGGCCTGCGATACCAGCTTCAACCGGATAGACGTGGACGGGTGCATGTCCACCAACGACACCGTTCTCCTCATGGCATCCGGTGCTTCGGGCGTCCGGCCCGACAGGGAGGAGTTCCAGGCCCTTCTCGACCATGCTTGCTCCGACCTGGCCCGTCAGATTATCGGTGACGGAGAGGGTGCCCATCATCAGATACGTATCCGTGTCCAGGGGGCCGACGATGAGTATGGAGCCCTTGTCTGCGCCCGGGCTGTGGCGGGGTCCAACCTGCTGAAGTGTGCCGTTGCCGGAAACGATCCGAACTGGGGCAGGGTGGTCTCCTCCCTGGGTACCGTTCCCGAATCCGAGGCGGCCTACGATCCGGCGCGGGTCAGTGTGGACTTCAACGGCATCAGGGTATGTGACGGGGGCAAGCCGGGTCAGGACCCCGACCTGGTGGATCTGACCCTCCCCGAGGTCCACATCGATATCGACCTGCACCAGGGGTCGGCCCAGGCCGATGTGTGGACCGATGACCTGACACACGATTATGTTGCCATCAATGCCGACTACACCAGCTGA
- the argC gene encoding N-acetyl-gamma-glutamyl-phosphate reductase, with the protein MKEYSVAVAGATGYAGTEAVRLLCGHPAFRVDTLTGASSVGDSFASHSPHIPALADMPIQETRADVLNGHDIIIMALPHGRSGALAEDLDPEVLVVDLGADHRLESSGDWNDCYGGPFHDHWSYGLPELMLGGGGKQRDRLAGTHRIAGPGCNVTAVTLAIQPAVSAGLVRTDDLVADLVVAYSGAGKTPGRVDLLAAQALNSAHPYGVGGAHRHIPEIIQNLRHAAGSDGVRTEFKLGFTPILVPMSRGILATVSAPLTERGSSLSEEEVRSIWIEAYAGEPFVQLLPEGVLPSTADVLGSNAAQIQVVLDKRAQRLIAFASIDNLTRGTAGQALQSMNLALGLPEQTGLTTIGVAP; encoded by the coding sequence ATGAAGGAATACTCGGTGGCGGTGGCTGGAGCCACGGGCTATGCCGGAACCGAAGCGGTCCGGTTACTCTGTGGTCATCCTGCATTCAGGGTCGATACCCTGACCGGGGCATCCTCGGTGGGGGACTCCTTCGCATCCCACTCGCCCCATATCCCGGCCCTGGCTGATATGCCCATACAGGAGACCCGGGCCGACGTTCTCAACGGGCACGACATCATCATCATGGCCCTGCCGCACGGACGCTCAGGAGCCCTGGCCGAGGATTTGGATCCTGAAGTCCTGGTGGTGGATCTGGGGGCCGACCATCGACTGGAAAGCAGCGGTGACTGGAATGACTGCTATGGTGGCCCCTTCCATGATCACTGGTCATACGGCCTTCCTGAACTCATGCTCGGCGGAGGCGGGAAGCAGCGTGATCGTCTGGCCGGGACCCACCGGATTGCCGGCCCGGGATGCAACGTAACCGCAGTGACCCTGGCCATACAGCCTGCCGTATCGGCCGGGCTGGTTCGGACCGATGACCTGGTTGCCGATCTGGTTGTGGCCTATTCCGGAGCGGGGAAGACCCCGGGCAGGGTCGATCTTCTGGCCGCGCAGGCGCTTAATTCAGCCCATCCCTACGGGGTTGGCGGGGCGCATCGGCATATTCCCGAGATAATTCAGAACCTCAGGCATGCCGCAGGTTCCGATGGTGTCCGGACTGAATTCAAGCTAGGGTTCACTCCGATTCTGGTGCCCATGTCGCGGGGGATACTCGCCACGGTATCGGCCCCTCTGACCGAGAGGGGGTCATCCCTGTCGGAGGAGGAAGTCCGATCCATCTGGATTGAAGCCTATGCGGGAGAGCCCTTCGTCCAGCTCCTGCCTGAGGGGGTCCTGCCTTCGACGGCGGATGTGCTGGGATCCAATGCGGCCCAGATACAGGTTGTGCTGGATAAGCGGGCGCAACGACTGATCGCTTTTGCTTCCATTGACAACCTGACCCGGGGAACCGCCGGTCAAGCCTTGCAATCCATGAATCTGGCCCTGGGCCTACCTGAACAGACGGGATTGACGACCATAGGAGTGGCACCATGA
- a CDS encoding DUF4190 domain-containing protein, translated as MMDMEDQQGSQNFREAGQTDQTQPQYGQRVEPAYGARADQYPGWNPYVFGKPDPEPDKSESGSASGAGRQPSVGQGVPGYPTMNGQGNPGNGPRHVVNGIDLDDPAQNPSYGHWDPYAIISFVMALFLPVPLLSAVLGGISIYRTRVLHMKGFGLALAAIILNVLYTLGWLWMVVSGVSVDDLTRQMLQSAIPSLPGDSGGTVGTGGADGVSA; from the coding sequence ATGATGGACATGGAAGACCAGCAGGGAAGCCAGAACTTCCGCGAAGCCGGTCAGACGGACCAGACCCAGCCCCAGTACGGGCAGCGTGTGGAGCCGGCATACGGCGCACGTGCCGACCAGTACCCGGGCTGGAACCCTTATGTCTTCGGGAAGCCCGACCCTGAACCCGATAAGTCCGAAAGCGGGTCTGCATCGGGTGCGGGTCGTCAGCCATCCGTCGGACAGGGGGTACCAGGGTATCCCACGATGAATGGCCAGGGCAATCCCGGGAATGGGCCCAGACATGTGGTCAACGGTATCGATCTTGATGATCCTGCCCAGAATCCCAGCTATGGTCATTGGGACCCGTACGCCATTATTTCCTTCGTGATGGCCCTGTTCCTGCCGGTTCCGCTGTTGTCGGCCGTCTTGGGGGGAATCTCCATATACCGGACGCGGGTTCTGCATATGAAGGGATTCGGTCTGGCTCTTGCCGCCATCATCCTCAACGTGCTGTACACCCTGGGTTGGCTGTGGATGGTTGTTTCCGGGGTTTCCGTGGATGATCTGACCAGGCAGATGCTTCAGTCGGCCATACCGTCCCTACCAGGTGATTCCGGTGGTACCGTCGGAACCGGCGGCGCAGACGGGGTGAGTGCCTGA